The proteins below come from a single Lineus longissimus chromosome 5, tnLinLong1.2, whole genome shotgun sequence genomic window:
- the LOC135488434 gene encoding tubulin alpha-2/alpha-4 chain, with protein MRECISVHIGQAGVQIGNACWELYCLEHGIQPDGQMPSDKTIGGGDDSFNTFFSETGAGKHVPRAVFVDLEPTVVDEVRTGTYRQLFHPEQLITGKEDAANNYARGHYTVGKELVDLVLDRVRKLADQCTGLQGFLLFHSFGGGTGSGFSSLLMERLSVDYGKKSKLEFAIYPAPQISTAVVEPYNSILTTHTTLEHSDCAFMVDNEAIYDICRRNLDIERPTYTNLNRLIGQIVSSITASLRFDGALNVDLTEFQTNLVPYPRIHFPLATYAPVISAEKAYHEQLSVSEITNACFEPANQMVKCDPRHGKYMSCCMLYRGDVVPKDVNAAIATIKTKRTIQFVDWCPTGFKVGINYQPPTVVPGGDLAKVQRAVCMLSNTTAIAEAWARLDHKFDLMYAKRAFVHWYVGEGMEEGEFSEAREDLAALEKDYEEVGVDSVDNDGEEEEGEEY; from the exons ATG CGTGAATGTATCTCCGTCCACATTGGTCAGGCCGGAGTCCAGATCGGTAATGCCTGCTGGGAGTTGTACTGCCTGGAGCACGGTATCCAGCCCGATGGCCAGATGCCAAGCGATAAGACCATCGGAGGTGGTGACGACTCCTTCAACACCTTCTTTAGCGAGACAGGTGCCGGCAAACACGTCCCAAGAGCCGTCTTCGTCGACTTGGAACCCACTGTAGTCG ATGAGGTCCGTACCGGAACCTACCGCCAGCTCTTCCACCCCGAGCAGCTCATCACCGGTAAGGAGGATGCCGCCAACAACTACGCCCGTGGTCACTACACCGTTGGAAAGGAGCTCGTCGATCTCGTCCTTGACCGAGTCCGCAAGCTAGCCGATCAGTGCACTGGTCTCCAGGGATTCCTCCTCTTCCACTCCTTCGGTGGTGGTACCGGATCTGGTTTCTCTTCCCTCCTCATGGAGCGTCTCTCCGTCGACTACGGCAAGAAGTCCAAGCTGGAGTTCGCCATCTACCCAGCTCCCCAGATCTCCACCGCTGTCGTTGAGCCATACAACTCCATCCTGACCACCCATACCACCCTTGAGCACTCTGACTGCGCCTTCATGGTTGACAACGAGGCCATCTACGATATCTGCCGCAGGAATCTTGATATTGAGCGCCCCACCTACACGAACTTGAACAGACTGATAGGGCAGATCGTAAGCTCCATCACTGCCTCACTTCGTTTCGATGGTGCCCTCAATGTTGACTTGACTGAGTTCCAGACAAACTTGGTGCCCTACCCACGTATCCACTTCCCTCTGGCTACCTACGCCCCAGTCATCTCTGCCGAGAAGGCCTACCACGAGCAGCTCTCAGTTTCTGAGATCACCAACGCCTGCTTCGAGCCAGCCAACCAGATGGTGAAGTGTGACCCACGTCACGGCAAGTACATGTCTTGCTGCATGCTGTACCGTGGAGATGTTGTCCCCAAGGATGTCAACGCTGCCATCGCCACCATCAAGACCAAGAGGACCATCCAGTTCGTCGACTGGTGTCCAACTGGCTTCAAGGTCGGAATCAACTACCAGCCACCAACTGTCGTTCCAGGTGGTGACTTGGCCAAGGTCCAGCGTGCCGTCTGCATGTTGAGCAACACCACCGCCATCGCTGAAGCCTGGGCTCGTCTTGATCATAAGTTCGATCTTATGTACGCCAAGCGTGCCTTCGTCCACTGGTACGTCGGAGAGGGTATGGAGGAGGGCGAGTTCTCCGAGGCCCGTGAGGATTTGGCTGCTCTTGAGAAGGATTACGAAGAGGTCGGTGTTGACTCCGTCGACAACGACGGAGAGGAGGAAGAAGGCGAGGAGTACTAA
- the LOC135488435 gene encoding uncharacterized protein LOC135488435, translating into MNKGDMNQQAVVMISPPTHDERTAPQPDFTIPKAKVPAVLLLIAGIVHGIAFFVFGGLDGFDDGVVEFGISAVLFTLIAILAIYGAFRTQRKQGCLISLLVLSSVTLAYTFIEVILRGLGVLYGGIISNLAADESVRNFAKLLFIVGCILLFVTLFVFALLVALIVIVSQKVCGCCGAPAANPGVVFQYQAAPSAPQLQYVPPQYALSPQYAA; encoded by the exons GCGACATGAACCAACAGGCGGTTGTCATGATTTCGCCGCCAACACATGATGAGCGGACGGCACCCCAACCGGATTTCACAATCCCCAAAGCGAAAGTACCAGCTGTCCTTCTCCTAATCGCCGGAATCGTGCACGGAATTGCTTTTTTCGTTTTTGGTGGTCTGGATGGCTTTGACGATGGTGTCGTCGAGTTCGGCATATCGGCTGTCCTGTTCACACTGATTGCAATTCTTGCCATTTATGGCGCGTTCAGGACGCAGAGGAAACAAGGATGCCTGATTTCCCTGCTTGTGTTATCTTCGGTGACGCTGGCCTACACCTTCATCGAG GTCATCCTACGAGGCCTGGGTGTTTTGTATGGTGGAATTATCAGCAACCTTGCTGCAGATGAGTCTGTCCGAAACTTTGCCAAG ctccTTTTTATCGTTGGATGCATCTTGCTGTTCGTTACGCTGTTCGTCTTTGCCTTGCTTGTCGCACTGATAGTCATCGTGAGTCAGAAGGTTTGCGGGTGTTGTGGGGCACCAGCCGCAAATCCGGGCGTCGTTTTCCAGTATCAAGCTGCTCCCTCGGCGCCTCAACTCCAGTATGTCCCGCCGCAGTATGCCCTGTCTCCCCAGTATGCAGCATAG